A segment of the Butyrivibrio fibrisolvens genome:
CGAAAGCTGTTTCAAACACCTTCATGCAAAGATCCTGGGTAATGGGTGTGATCTTTTTACTCAAGCTTCCATCTTCATCGATTACTTCCACCGCCCTGTCAACAAGCCATGAAGTTTCGATGTCATGTCCGTAGCTGTGAAGATCGATAAGTGACTTGTAATCATTATCAAAAAAGACTTCCTGCCTGTGAAGCTCCTTGTTGTATACCTTATCTGCAAAAAGGGTAAGAATATTTTCAAGCGCTTTTCGAACCTGCATATCGCCACAAACCCTGTAAAGCTCCGTATAAGCTTCAAGGACGTGCAAAAGCGTATTCATGGTTCTGGATGCTATTACCCCATTCTCAGATAGTTTATCATTTTTAGCTTCTTCAAACTTCTCATTTGATGCTTCTTTGTACCCAATATCATCCTTACTTTTATTCTCTATTATGGAAAATAAATTTTCGGCAAGGTCAAGTGCTTCCTTGTCACCTGATGCTTCATAGTATGCGGACAATGCATATATGGCAAAGGCCTGATTATAAGTATGTTTTGTAGAATCAAGCACCCTGCCGTCATAAGTCATGGACCAGTAGATCCCGCCATAAGTCTTGTCTATACAGTACTTTGTCATAAACTCATAAGCATGACGGGCTTCATCAAGGAGCGACTTCTCTTTTAACAAAGTATATGCACTTGAGAAAAACCACAATATCCTGCTGTTTAAGATACATCCCTTTTCAGCTTTTTTATCAAGATCAAGGTCATAGCTTAAAAGCCCATAATATCCGCCGTATTCATCGTCTCGTAGCCCTTTCCAAAAAGGGATAAGCTCTTTAATAAGATGCTGTCTAACTTTCTCAACCATCCTTTTATCCTCAGATTTTTTTAAATTCATTCAGCCAATTCACATAAGTTTTTAACCCTTAACAGCACCTGCTGTAAGACCTGAATAGATCTGCTTCTGACACAGTACAAAAACAATAAGTGCCGGCAAGAGTGAAATGATAACACCTGCGCAGATAAGGTTATACTTACTACCAAGCGGTCCTACAAAGGTGTACAGTGATGTTGCTACTGTCGCATATTTTTTCTTGTCCTGAAGATACAGGTTTGCGCAGTAATACTCGTTGTAAGTGCTAACGCCCTTTAAGATACAACTGGTCACGATAGCCGGCTTAAGAAGCGGGAAAAGAACTTTGTAAAAAATAGTAAAGTAATTAGCTCCGTCGATAATAGCTGACTCATCAAGCGAATAATCGATGTTTTCAAAGAACTGGATATAAATATAGATTGAGATGATATCCGTTCCGCACATCATGATGATGTAACCAACAAGTGAGTTGATAAAGCCAAGATTGTACATGATCTCATAAACCGCGATCTGCATTGCAACGCCGGGAAGCTGTGATGCGAACAAAAACAGTGCTCTTATAATGGTATTTCCAAAGAACTTGAATCTGTTAAGTACATACGCAAGCTGAGTTCCTATCATTACTGAAAAGAAAAGTACGCAGATAAGGATTATAGTAGAGTTCATGAAAGCTCTTGCCATTCCTGCTTTTGTAAATGCCTGAACGAAATTGTCAAAATTAAGCCAGCTCTGCGGCATTGTCATTACATTGGTAGTCTGATACTCTGCATCAGTCTTGAAAGCTGTGATAAAGCATGATACAACCGGAAGCACAGCGCAGAATGAAAAGAATATCAGTGATATATATTTGGCAGTCGTAAGAACTGCTCGTAATATTTTTGATATGCTCAAACTTATTTTCCTCCAAGCTTTATATTTCTTTCATGCTTTTTCATGCTTCTTGCAAGTGCTCGCTCTCTTTTTCTGGCAGCTCTTGGATCTTCATCCTCAGCGTTTCTGAATACATATTTAAAGAAGAGCTTCTGCAGTATCGTTACCATAAAGATGATAAGAAGAAGTATGATGGCCATGGCAGAAGCAAGTCCAACCTTCTGCTGGGTGTGTGCTATTTCATGCATTACTACAAAGTAAGTACCAGTTCCGTTTGCACCATCTGTAATAACGTAAGGAGGTTCAAATGCACTAAGTGAACCTGTGATCGACAGGATAACGTTAAGTGTGATGATCGTCTTTATGCTTGGCATAATGATGTATTTGAACTGCTGAAATCTGTTAGCTCCATCAAGCATTGCTGCTTCATAAAGCTCTGAATCAACAGACATGATCGCACCAATGAATAAGACCATGTTCTGACCAAAGTATCTCCACACTGAAGTTCCCACCAGTGAAAAGTTGTTGATACTCTGATCTCTGAGCCAGTACGGAAGGTTATCAAGTTGAAAACCACACCATTGAAGTACGGTGTCAAAAACAAAGCCTCGTGTATAGAAAAACTTAAAAATAAATCCAATTGCTATACCATTGATCAGATAAGGAAAAAACATAAATCCTTTGAAAATAGCTCCGCCTTTAACTTTAAAACTAAGAACAGTTGCAAGATAAAGTGCAAGTACAAGCTGTACTACAGATCCGAGCATATAGTAAAGACTTAGTTTCAAAGCACCAAAGCAGTCATCTCTCTGGAATACTTTGAGATAATTCTTGAAGCCGACATATTTGCGGGCTCCGACGTATTTCATATTGTAAAAAGAAAAGCCGAACATCTTACCAAACGGTAAATAGGTGAACACGAATAAAAGAAGAAGTGGAACTATCATAAAGGCGATCATAACAAGAACCTGCTGCCCATCTCTGCTTTTTATCCATTCTTTAAATGTTCTTTTATGTTTCATAAGATTCCCTTCATGCCGAGCTTATATGTGACATGTCACATATAAGCTCCATCTAAGTTGTAAACTTCATTTAATTGCTGTCATGTTAGTTATTTTTATAAAAATACTATTTATATAGCTAATATAATTACAAAAGCCATATTTCTTAACCTGTATTCATAAATATGACCGGGGAGAATACTTCCCCCCGGCCATGAAGAAAGTCGTATTAGTAAAGAACCTCTATTCCAAGTTCTTCCTGTGCATCCTGCCACTTCTGGTTCCAGTCTGCCATGATATCATCAAAGCTCTCTGAACCTGTAGCGCCAGCTTCAACTATGCGCTGTACCTTGTCGTTGCCACCTGCATTGATTGAAAGCTCTGATTCTGCGTTCATGTCATTAAGGAATGTCTCTTCGCCAGCGAGTGAAGGCTGATCTGAAAGAACTTCGCAGCCATCAAATGCAGCGTACATATCAGGATTCTGACCACCCTTAACTACTGTGTAACCACCTTCGTTGTAGCACCAGTTTGACTTCTCAACCATCCACTTAACGAATACAAGTGAAGCAAGCTTGTTCTCATCAGATGAGTTAACGTTGATACAATAGTTGTAATCACCACCTGCGCATACATACTGCTTACCGCCAACAGTGATAGGGAATGGCATATATCCAACGTTTTCAGGTGTATCGCCTGCTTCCTGCATCTGAGCAAATGCCCATGAGCCAAGAACCATGGTTCCGATCTCTCCTCTGTTCATCATGCCTTTGCAGCCTTCCCAGTCTGTTGTTGTGTAGTCATCTTCGATAAGTCCGCCTGCGCATGCATCATAAAGGATCTTGTATACGTTGTAAGCGCCTGTTCCATCACCTGGATCTGTGAATGGCTCAGCAGTGTGAACGAGCTTCTGGTTCATGTATGTATTGTCACCGTTAGAAACGATTCCTACATAAGCATCCCATGCACCCATTGTCCATCCTGCTGCATAGTTTGTATAAAGAGGAATAGCATCTGTCTTATCTTTGATAAGCTGAAGGTCAGCTACGAATTCTTCAGGAGTTGTAGGAAGCTCTGTGATTCCTGCATCCTCGAATACCTTCTTGTTGTAAAGAAGTCCCTGTGCGTTAGCCATGTAAGGAATACCATAGCAAAGTCCGTCAAACTCTTTAGCATCAACGAAGTTAAGTTCTTGGGAAAGATTATCAAGTGTATCAAGTGGCATAAAGTATGTAGCATAATCTGTCTTGTCTACTTCTGGAACGAACATAACATCGCCCCAGTCACCTGTAGAAAGACGAAGAAGAGCATCTTCTGCATAATCTGTAACCGCTTCAGTTGTAACGGTGATATTCGGGAATTCCTTATTAAACTCAGCGATCATATTAGCCATTGTTCCGTCTGCTTCACGGTCTGTCTTGTGATGAAGGAACTTGATAGAAGCTGTCAGATCCTTGTGATCATCAAGGTTTAAAGAAGTATAAGAAAGTTCTCCGGTTTCTCCCCCTGTTGTATCACCTGCATCAGTAGTGCCGGTTGTATCTGTTGTATCGGAAGCATTTTCTGTGTTGCCACCAGGTGTTCCGCTTCCGGCATCTGTCGTTCCATCAGCTGCCCCAGAACATCCAATAAGAGATGCTGTCATTGCTGATACTGTCAGAAGTGCCAATAATTTCTTTTTATTCATAATATCCTCCTTAAATATTTATATAGTTTTTAGCTAATTAATATTTTATACTTTTATTTTTATTAATCAATATTTTAGCTTATATTTTAACTAACTTCTACTTAATAAACAAAAAGAGCAACTTGTTTTTGGGAGTTTTCTCCTCTTGCAAGTTGCTCTAGTTTACTTAATATGTTGATTTATAAAGCTTTTCGAGTTTTTGTTAAACTTTTAGTTTTTTAGCTAATTTAATCCATACCTAAATTTTTGTTAGCTAATTTTTACTTCATTATGATTTACTTTACCAAACTAACGCTTGTTTTCTATTACCTCATTTAATATACATTTTTGAATCATAGATTCAAAAATGCAGCAATAGAGCCAATTGAGTTCGACTTCGTCGAAGGCTCTATTGCCAACCGATTCATCGAATCACGAAACACGCAGTAAATGCGCGTTTCTGTAATTTACATTTAAGAAGTCATACACATTACTTTTGATAGTTTTTCAAGTTCAGACTTTTTTACTCTTAGTCAGATCCTTAACACTATCTCGTTCTACCAAAGATCCCTCAACAATACTAAGACCTCCACGATATTTCTCGCCTCTTAAGACGTGATTGATCCTCTTGATAGTTCTTTTGACCATTTCATCCATATCAACCTTATAGGTTGTGATTCCCACAGATGCCCCATCTGCAAAGAGGAAATCATCATATCCTACAAGTGAAATATCCTCAGGAACCCTGTAGCCTTTTATCTTAAGGTACTGAATGAACATATTAGCTGACAGATCGCAGTTACATACAAAGGCAGTCGGGAGCTTGCCTTTGGGAAATACTGTATTTTTTTCAAAATCGACTTTGTCATTGTCAATGCCTCGGTCGTCCAGTATCCAGTTCTTGTTGATCTCTTTGCCATGCTCCATCATAGCTCTGACATAGCCAAGATATCTGTCAGTAATAGATGATGTAGACAGAACAGTTCCGACATATCCTATGTCAGTATGACCTTTATCAAAAAGATAGTTGGTCAGGATGTATGAACCATAGTAACTTCCGGATATTACAGAATCCTTCTGGTGCTTTCTATCAGTAAAATCCATGTAGAAGGTCGGAGTCTTGAGCTTTTCATCAAGCATATTTAAGTACTCTTCGCTAAGTGCTCCCATGATAACTATGGCATCTACTGTTCCATCGCCTATGATCTTAGGAAAAACAAGATTCTTTTCATCTTCATCACTTAAGATCTCAAGCATTGTAAATGATCCTGTTTTAGCGGCTTTTGCAGAAAAGATCTGATACATATGACCATAGAATGAATCTATGTTCCCAACATATCTGCTGCCTATAAGAACGCCTATCTTATAGCTCTCTTTCGGCTGACTTGCAAAAGATTTCTGGTAACCTCTGTCTCTTGCAATATCCATTACCTTCTGGCGAAGCTCTTCACTTACACCTTTTTGTCCTGACAAAGCCTTGGATACTGTAACTGTGCTTATCCCAAGTTCCTTTGCGATATCTGACATTGTAGTTTTCTTAGCCATAACGGTCTCCCTTAGCCAATTATTCTCTGATCCTTATAAGATATAACATTTTTAGTCTATTGCCACCAAATGAATAAGCTCTGACTGATAATCTCCATTAAGAGAAGGTAACACGATTCCGACTCTTTCAAGGGTCGAACCCTTAACTTTAATATCACTTCCTTCTATCTGATAGATTGCATCTTTACTAAGATACGGAACCTTGAGTATCTTTCTTGCTGGATTTGGAGAAGCTACAACCTTCACGTAGGTAATAAGAGCTTCTTTTTTATCCTTACTTACAACCATATATGCATCCATCTCATGATTTCTCTGATAGGATGAAAGCCTATAATAATCTCCGCCTCTTACAAGGTGATTATATTTATGGTATACAGCAACCTGACGAGGAATATCTTCTCTGTCACTTGAAGGAATCTTTGTAATATCAAGCTCGTAACCAAAAGTTCCTGCAAGAGCCACATCTCCTCTTGTCTTAAAAGGTGTAGTTCTTCCAACTGTATGGTTAGGGCAGTCAGAAACATGTGCTCCCATTGTGCTAAGAGGAAAAATAAGGCTTGTGCCTTCCTGAATCTTAAGTCTCTCTATAGCATCTGTATCATCTGAACACCAGATCTGAGGGCTGTAATACAGCATTCCCGCATCAAATCTTGCTCCGCCGCCTGAACAGTTCTCCAATAAAAGGTCAGGGAAGTCTGTTACAAGTCTTTCCTGAAGTTCATATACTGCAAGCATGTATCTGTGACTAAGTTCTCCCTGAGTATCGGCAGCAAGACCAAGTGAACCAAGGTCGCAGAGCTGCCTGTTCATATCCCACTTAACATATTCAATGTTGGCACTTGTAAGGATATCTTTGATCCTGCCGTATATATAGTCTCTGACTTCTTTTCTTGTAAGGTCAAGAACATACTGATTACGGCTTCTGCAAGGTTCTCTCCCGGGTACCTGAATTGCCCAGTCAGGATGCTCTTCATAAAGCTTTGATACAGGAGATACCATCTCAGGCTCCATCCAGATACCAAACTTCATTCCGATAGCATTAACATCATCAACGAGCTTTTTAAGTCCACCCTTAAGCTTATCTTCATTTACAAACCAGTCGCCAAGGCTTGAGTTATCATCATTTCTTTGTCCAAACCAGCCATCATCCATGACCAGCATCTCTATGCCGCTATTTTTAGCTTCTTTTGCGATAGCAAGAAGTTTATCCGAGTCAAAATCAAAATAAGTCGCTTCCCAGTTGTTAATAAGTATAGGACGCTCCATATCCTTGTACTTACTTCTGATAAGATGGCTTCTGTAAAGGTCATGAAGAGTTCTTGTCATTTTGCCAAGGCCTTCTGATGAGTATGTTAGAACTACTTCCGGCGCCTGGAAAGATTCCCCTTTCTTAAGCTTCCATCTAAAGTTCTTAGATCCGATACCCATGTACATTCTTATGCTATTAAACTGGCTCTTGCATACCCCTGCCTCAAAATTACCTGAGTAAACAAAAGAAAAACCATATACCTTTCCTGTATCCTGTGAATCACCATTTTGAACAAGTGCCATAAATGGCTGGAACTGGTGTGAAGACTCACCTCTGAATGATTCTATGGATGTATCTCCATATCCTATATCC
Coding sequences within it:
- a CDS encoding carbohydrate ABC transporter permease → MSISKILRAVLTTAKYISLIFFSFCAVLPVVSCFITAFKTDAEYQTTNVMTMPQSWLNFDNFVQAFTKAGMARAFMNSTIILICVLFFSVMIGTQLAYVLNRFKFFGNTIIRALFLFASQLPGVAMQIAVYEIMYNLGFINSLVGYIIMMCGTDIISIYIYIQFFENIDYSLDESAIIDGANYFTIFYKVLFPLLKPAIVTSCILKGVSTYNEYYCANLYLQDKKKYATVATSLYTFVGPLGSKYNLICAGVIISLLPALIVFVLCQKQIYSGLTAGAVKG
- a CDS encoding carbohydrate ABC transporter permease translates to MKHKRTFKEWIKSRDGQQVLVMIAFMIVPLLLLFVFTYLPFGKMFGFSFYNMKYVGARKYVGFKNYLKVFQRDDCFGALKLSLYYMLGSVVQLVLALYLATVLSFKVKGGAIFKGFMFFPYLINGIAIGFIFKFFYTRGFVFDTVLQWCGFQLDNLPYWLRDQSINNFSLVGTSVWRYFGQNMVLFIGAIMSVDSELYEAAMLDGANRFQQFKYIIMPSIKTIITLNVILSITGSLSAFEPPYVITDGANGTGTYFVVMHEIAHTQQKVGLASAMAIILLLIIFMVTILQKLFFKYVFRNAEDEDPRAARKRERALARSMKKHERNIKLGGK
- a CDS encoding alpha-galactosidase, whose amino-acid sequence is MNIRFDEENRLFVIDTENTSYVIGVLGEEGFLGHLYYGDKIEFEDASYLYKLPQNLNVPEPLMRDRSSFLDCYPFEYTSNNVGDYRKSGIEITDDNGHTSLQLCYESHEIYKGKKKLEGLPATFGEDTGTMSLDIVLKDSVVGLKAILTYSIFEGLDTVIRSVRLINESDKNIFIDKVMSMTMDMDQEDYKLLTLHGSWARERMMDFRDIGYGDTSIESFRGESSHQFQPFMALVQNGDSQDTGKVYGFSFVYSGNFEAGVCKSQFNSIRMYMGIGSKNFRWKLKKGESFQAPEVVLTYSSEGLGKMTRTLHDLYRSHLIRSKYKDMERPILINNWEATYFDFDSDKLLAIAKEAKNSGIEMLVMDDGWFGQRNDDNSSLGDWFVNEDKLKGGLKKLVDDVNAIGMKFGIWMEPEMVSPVSKLYEEHPDWAIQVPGREPCRSRNQYVLDLTRKEVRDYIYGRIKDILTSANIEYVKWDMNRQLCDLGSLGLAADTQGELSHRYMLAVYELQERLVTDFPDLLLENCSGGGARFDAGMLYYSPQIWCSDDTDAIERLKIQEGTSLIFPLSTMGAHVSDCPNHTVGRTTPFKTRGDVALAGTFGYELDITKIPSSDREDIPRQVAVYHKYNHLVRGGDYYRLSSYQRNHEMDAYMVVSKDKKEALITYVKVVASPNPARKILKVPYLSKDAIYQIEGSDIKVKGSTLERVGIVLPSLNGDYQSELIHLVAID
- a CDS encoding LacI family DNA-binding transcriptional regulator, which produces MAKKTTMSDIAKELGISTVTVSKALSGQKGVSEELRQKVMDIARDRGYQKSFASQPKESYKIGVLIGSRYVGNIDSFYGHMYQIFSAKAAKTGSFTMLEILSDEDEKNLVFPKIIGDGTVDAIVIMGALSEEYLNMLDEKLKTPTFYMDFTDRKHQKDSVISGSYYGSYILTNYLFDKGHTDIGYVGTVLSTSSITDRYLGYVRAMMEHGKEINKNWILDDRGIDNDKVDFEKNTVFPKGKLPTAFVCNCDLSANMFIQYLKIKGYRVPEDISLVGYDDFLFADGASVGITTYKVDMDEMVKRTIKRINHVLRGEKYRGGLSIVEGSLVERDSVKDLTKSKKV
- a CDS encoding ABC transporter substrate-binding protein translates to MNKKKLLALLTVSAMTASLIGCSGAADGTTDAGSGTPGGNTENASDTTDTTGTTDAGDTTGGETGELSYTSLNLDDHKDLTASIKFLHHKTDREADGTMANMIAEFNKEFPNITVTTEAVTDYAEDALLRLSTGDWGDVMFVPEVDKTDYATYFMPLDTLDNLSQELNFVDAKEFDGLCYGIPYMANAQGLLYNKKVFEDAGITELPTTPEEFVADLQLIKDKTDAIPLYTNYAAGWTMGAWDAYVGIVSNGDNTYMNQKLVHTAEPFTDPGDGTGAYNVYKILYDACAGGLIEDDYTTTDWEGCKGMMNRGEIGTMVLGSWAFAQMQEAGDTPENVGYMPFPITVGGKQYVCAGGDYNYCINVNSSDENKLASLVFVKWMVEKSNWCYNEGGYTVVKGGQNPDMYAAFDGCEVLSDQPSLAGEETFLNDMNAESELSINAGGNDKVQRIVEAGATGSESFDDIMADWNQKWQDAQEELGIEVLY
- a CDS encoding AGE family epimerase/isomerase, with the protein product MVEKVRQHLIKELIPFWKGLRDDEYGGYYGLLSYDLDLDKKAEKGCILNSRILWFFSSAYTLLKEKSLLDEARHAYEFMTKYCIDKTYGGIYWSMTYDGRVLDSTKHTYNQAFAIYALSAYYEASGDKEALDLAENLFSIIENKSKDDIGYKEASNEKFEEAKNDKLSENGVIASRTMNTLLHVLEAYTELYRVCGDMQVRKALENILTLFADKVYNKELHRQEVFFDNDYKSLIDLHSYGHDIETSWLVDRAVEVIDEDGSLSKKITPITQDLCMKVFETAFDGRSLAYECERGVVNETRVWWVQAETVVGFINAYEKSDCKDVKYLDAARNVLDFIFEYLVDKRNGSEWFSEVNKDGTPVHGHPIVEPWKCPYHNGRMCIEIIKRQVYLDQ